A window of Nomascus leucogenys isolate Asia chromosome X, Asia_NLE_v1, whole genome shotgun sequence contains these coding sequences:
- the LOC100598265 gene encoding putative SNURF-like protein gives MEQARDHLHLRWTTDQHMPEVEVQVKYRTAALSNQECQLYLRHSQQQQVPVVDFQAKLRQVFITETPRCGKKPYWNNEEAESKQKPGSIYCLLLLIRGGMSDSLIKREISNFEILSKNKKN, from the coding sequence ATGGAGCAAGCAAGGGATCACTTACACCTGAGATGGACTACAGACCAGCACATGCCAGAGGTGGAAGTTCAAGTCAAATACAGAACAGCTGCACTGAGCAACCAAGAGTGTCAATTGTACCTGAGGCATTCTCAGCAGCAGCAAGTGCCTGTGGTGGATTTCCAGGCCAAACTGAGACAGGTATTCATAACTGAGACACCAAGATGTGGTAAAAAGCCATACTGGAACAATGAGGAAGCTGAATCCAAGCAGAAACCAGGCTCCATCTACTGTTTGCTTCTGCTTATTCGGGGAGGAATGAGTGATAgcctaataaaaagagaaattagcaACTTCGAAATCCTaagtaagaataaaaagaattga